Proteins encoded in a region of the Nitrospira sp. genome:
- the ispD gene encoding 2-C-methyl-D-erythritol 4-phosphate cytidylyltransferase encodes QAIVLAVSKAELDYCRQEIVSAYRFKKVQAVVEGGEERQDSVGLGMAAVGAEADIVLVHDAVRPFLTTGMVARVIAAAAKHGAAIVAIPVRDTVKRVGADGLIDETVDRKSLWSAQTPQAARRTLLQEAHTQAKRDGFRGTDEAQLIERLGQRVAIVEGSTENIKVTRPEDLMIAEAILAGRQKG; translated from the coding sequence TGCAGGCGATTGTGCTGGCAGTGTCCAAGGCGGAACTGGACTATTGCCGGCAGGAGATCGTCTCCGCATACCGGTTCAAAAAGGTCCAGGCGGTCGTCGAGGGCGGCGAGGAGCGGCAGGATTCTGTTGGCCTGGGGATGGCCGCGGTGGGAGCGGAGGCGGACATCGTCTTGGTGCACGATGCGGTCCGGCCGTTTCTGACGACGGGCATGGTGGCGCGGGTGATCGCGGCGGCCGCCAAGCACGGCGCGGCGATCGTCGCCATTCCGGTGCGGGATACGGTCAAGCGGGTCGGGGCCGACGGGCTGATCGACGAAACGGTGGACCGGAAGTCCCTCTGGTCGGCGCAGACGCCGCAGGCCGCGCGCCGCACGCTCTTGCAGGAGGCGCACACGCAGGCCAAGCGGGACGGATTTCGAGGCACCGACGAGGCGCAGTTGATCGAGCGGCTGGGGCAGCGGGTGGCGATTGTGGAAGGCAGCACGGAGAACATCAAGGTCACGCGTCCGGAGGATCTCATGATCGCTGAGGCGATTCTGGCTGGACGTCAGAAAGGATAA